Proteins encoded within one genomic window of Armatimonadota bacterium:
- a CDS encoding MFS transporter, translating to MPYYRKNLLILSTTIFLTCVSWNQIIPFLPLFMKELNVGEGKLLGWVGIIFALQSGASIIALPFWGKLGDKYGRKPMAVRAGMCLSTIYFAMSVCTSPLQLAILRFLNGALTGFIPSSMALIATNTPEEFAPRSIATAQTASAAGLIIGPVIGAGLAELVGYRISMRISGFAVLLSAILVWLMVKEPNKASTGEETSLLQDFIISFNSRILSSIMLTVMIYGIYIGAINPILALHLTNMNSGHAPRWLAGFVFSLLPGAFILSAHSWSRLGEQKGYNRTIQAGLIGAGACAVALTFVRNVWLFSGIFFIAGIFLAALNPSTGAIICTKVGEHFRGRAYGIHTSANMIGNMIAPLLAAKIGSWLGIPSVFAFVGITALIGAMVFPVLVAGWAQDKWETGIGADSSSIN from the coding sequence ATGCCTTACTATCGAAAAAACTTATTAATACTCTCAACCACAATATTTTTAACCTGTGTGAGCTGGAACCAGATTATCCCATTCCTACCGCTATTCATGAAGGAGCTGAATGTTGGCGAAGGAAAGCTTCTAGGGTGGGTCGGCATAATCTTTGCACTTCAATCCGGTGCCAGCATAATTGCACTGCCCTTCTGGGGAAAACTCGGCGATAAATATGGCCGCAAGCCAATGGCAGTTCGAGCTGGGATGTGCCTCAGCACGATTTATTTTGCAATGAGCGTTTGCACTTCGCCTCTCCAACTCGCCATTCTCCGATTCCTAAACGGGGCTTTGACCGGTTTCATTCCATCTTCGATGGCACTGATAGCCACGAATACGCCTGAGGAGTTTGCTCCTCGCTCAATCGCCACCGCCCAAACCGCCTCAGCTGCTGGTCTTATCATTGGACCGGTGATAGGCGCAGGCCTTGCTGAACTTGTTGGCTATAGGATTTCCATGAGAATCTCAGGCTTCGCTGTCCTACTTTCAGCAATTCTTGTCTGGCTAATGGTGAAGGAACCAAACAAGGCGAGTACAGGGGAGGAGACAAGCTTACTCCAAGATTTCATAATCTCTTTCAACTCACGCATTCTCAGCTCGATTATGTTGACGGTAATGATCTATGGAATCTACATTGGCGCAATCAACCCAATTTTGGCGCTTCACTTAACGAACATGAATAGCGGACACGCCCCTCGGTGGCTTGCCGGGTTTGTCTTTTCACTACTGCCCGGTGCATTTATATTGAGCGCCCACTCCTGGAGCAGACTTGGCGAACAAAAAGGTTACAATCGAACGATACAGGCCGGATTAATTGGCGCTGGTGCGTGTGCTGTTGCTCTAACTTTTGTAAGAAACGTATGGTTATTTTCAGGAATCTTCTTTATAGCTGGGATTTTCCTTGCTGCATTAAACCCGTCCACTGGCGCAATCATCTGCACAAAAGTCGGCGAGCATTTCCGCGGCAGGGCATATGGAATACACACCTCAGCCAACATGATTGGAAATATGATTGCGCCACTTCTCGCAGCGAAAATTGGCTCTTGGCTTGGAATTCCCTCTGTCTTTGCTTTTGTTGGAATCACGGCGCTTATAGGAGCGATGGTGTTTCCAGTACTGGTAGCAGGATGGGCACAGGATAAGTGGGAAACCGGCATCGGCGCAGATTCATCCTCTATTAATTAG
- a CDS encoding DNA-3-methyladenine glycosylase, which produces MVYSRFKPLPREFYAGNTLDVARALLGKVLVHITDDGTIAGRIVETEAYLCNDPACHASRGETARNSVMFGEPGHAYVYFTYGMHFCFNAVTGPKGVGEAVLIRAAEPLDGIEIMAEKRGTDDIINLANGPGKLCRAFGLDRRHNGRDLTLSKLFITDDGYVPAEIVTATRIGIRLATDKPWRFYIAGNPYVSKINNHRLNIRP; this is translated from the coding sequence ATGGTTTATTCGAGATTCAAACCGCTTCCACGGGAGTTTTATGCCGGTAATACCTTAGATGTGGCACGCGCGTTGCTAGGCAAAGTGCTCGTGCACATAACAGACGACGGAACAATTGCAGGACGAATTGTTGAAACCGAGGCATACCTATGCAACGATCCCGCCTGCCACGCCTCACGAGGGGAAACTGCACGCAACTCTGTAATGTTCGGCGAGCCAGGGCATGCATATGTGTATTTTACTTACGGTATGCACTTTTGCTTCAATGCGGTAACCGGCCCCAAAGGAGTAGGCGAAGCTGTGCTTATCCGAGCTGCCGAGCCACTTGATGGCATCGAAATCATGGCCGAAAAGCGAGGGACGGACGACATAATAAACCTGGCTAATGGCCCAGGAAAGCTCTGCCGAGCATTCGGGCTTGACCGCCGCCACAATGGCCGTGACCTAACGCTAAGCAAACTTTTCATTACCGATGACGGTTACGTTCCCGCCGAAATAGTAACCGCTACAAGAATCGGCATCCGCCTAGCTACCGACAAACCTTGGCGGTTCTACATTGCAGGAAACCCATATGTTTCAAAGATAAATAACCATCGCCTGAATATTCGCCCCTAA
- a CDS encoding sugar-binding protein, with translation MKRFAFVPAALLIALTIVSCGLKTSGKVKVAFVSNTVSPFWRIAKAGVNAGERDFNVECDFRMPAQGNATEQKQILEDLLVKGVTGIAISPINPANQTDILNQVAESANLITMDSDAPESKRICYVGTNNYQAGRTAGKEIKKALPNGGKVVLFVGTLDALNARERRQGIIDEVKGSKVQIIDTLTDNADHVKAKQNVENTIVKHPDVAGLMGLWSYNGPAIAEAVKAAGKIGKIKVVVFDEEDGTLQGIKDGVIFSTIVQNPYQFGYQSMRILAALARGEDPKIPKNKVIYLPERVINKTNVDAFWKELKKHLAEGEK, from the coding sequence ATGAAAAGATTTGCCTTCGTACCAGCTGCCCTACTCATAGCCCTCACAATTGTATCGTGTGGGCTAAAGACCAGCGGGAAAGTCAAGGTTGCTTTTGTCTCAAACACCGTCTCGCCGTTTTGGCGCATAGCCAAAGCCGGTGTCAATGCTGGGGAAAGAGATTTTAACGTCGAGTGCGACTTCCGCATGCCAGCCCAGGGAAACGCAACTGAACAGAAACAAATCCTAGAGGATTTGCTTGTCAAGGGCGTTACTGGCATCGCAATCTCGCCAATTAACCCCGCGAACCAAACTGACATTCTTAATCAGGTTGCTGAGTCTGCCAACCTAATTACCATGGATTCCGATGCTCCGGAGTCAAAGCGGATATGCTACGTCGGCACAAACAACTACCAAGCGGGCAGAACTGCAGGCAAGGAAATAAAAAAGGCTCTGCCAAATGGTGGCAAAGTCGTCTTGTTTGTAGGAACCCTAGACGCCCTTAATGCCCGAGAGCGTCGGCAGGGAATCATAGACGAAGTTAAGGGCTCAAAGGTACAAATAATTGACACACTCACCGACAATGCAGACCACGTAAAAGCGAAGCAGAATGTCGAAAATACGATTGTCAAGCACCCCGATGTTGCCGGCCTCATGGGACTCTGGAGCTACAACGGACCAGCAATTGCTGAGGCAGTCAAGGCGGCAGGCAAGATTGGCAAGATCAAGGTCGTTGTCTTTGATGAGGAAGATGGCACACTCCAAGGGATAAAAGATGGAGTTATTTTCTCCACCATTGTCCAGAATCCATACCAATTTGGCTACCAGTCTATGCGCATTCTCGCAGCTCTGGCAAGGGGCGAAGACCCAAAAATACCAAAAAATAAGGTCATTTATCTCCCAGAGAGAGTGATTAATAAGACCAACGTTGATGCTTTCTGGAAAGAGCTGAAAAAGCATTTGGCAGAGGGAGAGAAATAA
- a CDS encoding sugar ABC transporter ATP-binding protein: MANPLLLMKGITKRFPGVLALDNVDFELYTGEICGLVGENGAGKSTLIRILGGIFPADSGEIFVEGKPVRIASVDDSLALGISIIHQELNLAENLDIASNIFLGREPTASPLCLVRNRVLMEKAGELAKTVGIAAPLTTIVENLSPGQQQLVEIAKALSMSARILVLDEPTSSLSPREAENLFSVMRKLKDQSVSMIYISHRLSEVQEVCDRVVVLRDGRRVGELVRKQMCRDEMIRLMVGRDISRFFPEAGKPTEEPAICVRELRPPECKGEFNFSVNRGEILGVAGLVGSGRTELARCLFGIEPALSGEIVIGGKSVRIKSPLDAVRNGIGMVPEDRKYLGLILEMAVKENISLPDFCASGRFWLDERRESKLAEEQIKKLNIRTPTINQRVELLSGGTQQKVALAKWLAIRSKILILDEPTRGIDVGSKSDIYSLIRGLADAGLAVIMISSELEEILGLADRVLVLHEGRQTGLLSHEEMSEEKIMQLATGGITA, translated from the coding sequence ATGGCAAATCCTCTGCTTTTAATGAAAGGAATAACAAAACGTTTCCCCGGCGTACTTGCGCTAGACAATGTTGACTTTGAGCTCTACACCGGTGAAATATGCGGACTGGTCGGTGAGAACGGCGCTGGCAAATCCACCCTCATACGCATACTTGGCGGCATCTTTCCAGCCGACTCAGGTGAGATTTTTGTTGAGGGCAAGCCGGTAAGAATTGCCTCTGTAGATGACTCACTTGCGCTAGGTATCTCTATCATCCATCAAGAGCTCAACCTAGCCGAAAACTTGGACATCGCCTCCAACATTTTCCTCGGCCGTGAGCCAACTGCCAGCCCTCTTTGTTTGGTAAGAAACCGCGTGCTCATGGAAAAAGCAGGCGAGCTTGCCAAGACTGTCGGAATCGCGGCGCCGCTGACAACTATTGTCGAGAATCTATCGCCAGGCCAGCAACAGCTCGTGGAAATTGCGAAAGCCCTCTCAATGTCCGCACGTATCCTTGTGCTCGATGAGCCAACAAGTTCCCTCTCGCCAAGAGAAGCCGAGAACCTTTTTTCCGTGATGCGCAAACTAAAAGACCAGAGCGTCTCAATGATCTACATATCGCATCGGCTTTCGGAGGTCCAGGAGGTCTGCGACCGGGTAGTTGTTCTCCGAGATGGACGGCGGGTTGGCGAACTGGTTAGGAAGCAGATGTGCCGCGATGAGATGATTCGACTAATGGTTGGGCGCGACATTTCTAGGTTTTTCCCCGAAGCCGGTAAGCCGACCGAAGAACCTGCCATTTGCGTAAGGGAACTCCGCCCTCCCGAATGTAAGGGAGAGTTTAACTTTTCCGTCAACCGCGGCGAAATCCTTGGAGTCGCTGGTTTGGTCGGCTCTGGAAGGACCGAGCTTGCACGATGTCTTTTCGGGATTGAGCCTGCGCTTTCAGGAGAAATCGTCATTGGCGGCAAATCCGTCCGCATCAAAAGCCCCCTAGACGCAGTCCGTAACGGTATTGGGATGGTGCCGGAGGATCGGAAATACCTTGGCTTGATACTTGAGATGGCAGTGAAGGAAAATATATCGCTTCCAGATTTCTGCGCGTCCGGTCGGTTTTGGCTTGACGAGCGACGCGAATCGAAGCTTGCCGAGGAGCAGATAAAAAAATTAAATATCCGCACACCAACAATCAACCAGCGTGTCGAGCTCCTTTCAGGCGGCACTCAGCAAAAGGTAGCGCTTGCAAAATGGCTTGCCATCAGATCAAAGATTTTGATACTCGATGAGCCAACCAGAGGGATTGACGTGGGATCGAAGAGCGACATTTACTCGCTTATCCGCGGGCTTGCAGATGCAGGGTTGGCGGTCATTATGATATCATCAGAGCTAGAGGAAATCCTCGGTTTAGCTGACAGGGTGCTTGTGCTTCACGAAGGCCGGCAAACAGGTCTCCTATCACATGAGGAAATGAGCGAAGAGAAAATCATGCAACTAGCGACGGGAGGGATAACAGCTTGA
- a CDS encoding ABC transporter permease, with the protein MRKILGMILLLVALCIAIYLVNPRFITPVNLQNLTRQIALLSIFAIGEGIVILSGGIDLSVGSIIAFTGLLVAYLVTTLGVPPALATTFVLALCVIIGFAHGMLVTKLKLQPFIVTLCTMLIFRGLARRLTEDDTRGFGNQFESFRMLGEGALWGIPVPVIILITVAVIAHFFMRYTVYGRYLYAIGRNPNAARYAGVKVDRMQTASYLACALLSGVAGILYATYTNSVQPATTGQAYELYAIAAAVLGGCSMRGGEGTILGIIVGASIMRVMYNGIILVGISTFWEFAVIGTVILIGVVADATVKQRASRLKAKG; encoded by the coding sequence TTGAGGAAAATTCTCGGCATGATCTTACTTCTGGTCGCCCTGTGCATAGCAATCTATTTGGTCAATCCAAGGTTCATAACGCCGGTCAACCTCCAAAACCTTACTCGACAAATAGCACTCCTCTCCATCTTTGCCATTGGAGAAGGGATTGTTATTCTTTCCGGCGGAATCGACCTCTCTGTAGGTTCAATAATCGCCTTTACAGGCCTCCTAGTCGCATACCTAGTGACCACTTTAGGGGTCCCGCCAGCTTTAGCCACTACTTTCGTGCTAGCCCTGTGTGTCATCATCGGCTTTGCGCACGGAATGCTAGTTACTAAACTCAAACTACAACCCTTTATCGTTACGCTCTGCACCATGCTTATCTTCCGCGGCCTTGCCCGGCGACTGACCGAAGACGACACCCGCGGGTTCGGCAACCAGTTCGAATCTTTCCGCATGCTAGGCGAAGGAGCGCTCTGGGGTATCCCAGTTCCCGTGATAATCCTCATCACAGTAGCAGTCATCGCGCATTTTTTTATGCGCTATACAGTTTATGGTAGATATCTCTATGCAATCGGCCGCAATCCTAATGCAGCCCGCTATGCTGGCGTAAAGGTCGATCGAATGCAAACTGCCTCTTATCTAGCATGTGCACTTCTTTCTGGGGTGGCGGGAATACTCTATGCTACCTATACGAACTCTGTTCAACCGGCGACGACTGGACAGGCATATGAACTGTATGCAATTGCGGCGGCAGTGCTTGGTGGATGTTCGATGCGTGGTGGAGAAGGCACAATCCTTGGCATAATAGTGGGCGCCAGCATAATGCGAGTAATGTACAACGGGATAATACTAGTAGGAATCTCCACTTTCTGGGAATTTGCAGTAATTGGGACAGTAATACTAATTGGTGTTGTTGCCGACGCAACTGTCAAGCAGCGTGCCTCGCGACTAAAGGCAAAGGGATAG
- a CDS encoding DNA repair exonuclease, whose translation MARASFLHTADLHLSRPFGFLPPQIAEERRRDQRRTLSKIVDLALERDVNFLLVAGDLFDRPDPDPSDIEAVTENFRRLTEAGKLIFAIPGNHDHCSIGGFWRRFNMDGVRVFTAPEYQFEILGNLGIIVTGIAFDRENSSRRAFEGLNLQPDLPAVILVHSSYESFEGQIERYHPFSAAELAQLPAAYIALGHYHRLNFINSNSVIACYPGTPEGISFDAPETEERYVIIGKIDDDGKVATEQVPVNRRIMRSVEIDCTSFDSIDALLEAIRKVCNPAALVEIRLTGTPPGELIPALQEVPERFKDSCYWLSVDQSGLITSTKVDNDDRTIRGLFKERLIKEIEKTNDPERKRLLLRSLDLGLAALAEE comes from the coding sequence TTGGCCCGTGCAAGCTTCCTGCATACCGCCGACCTGCATCTCAGCCGTCCATTTGGCTTTCTACCGCCACAGATCGCCGAGGAGCGGAGGCGCGACCAACGCAGGACGCTCAGCAAAATTGTAGATCTAGCGCTTGAACGCGATGTGAACTTCTTGTTGGTAGCCGGAGACTTATTCGACCGACCCGACCCCGACCCGTCGGATATCGAGGCTGTGACTGAGAATTTCCGACGGCTAACCGAGGCTGGCAAGCTGATTTTCGCCATCCCAGGCAACCATGACCATTGCTCAATAGGAGGCTTCTGGCGACGCTTTAATATGGACGGCGTTCGAGTATTTACCGCGCCTGAGTATCAATTTGAAATCCTCGGCAACCTTGGAATAATAGTAACTGGCATTGCCTTCGACCGTGAAAATTCGAGTCGCCGCGCCTTTGAGGGGCTGAATCTTCAACCCGATTTACCTGCAGTTATCTTAGTTCATTCATCATATGAGAGCTTTGAAGGGCAAATCGAGCGATACCATCCATTCTCAGCTGCCGAGCTTGCACAATTACCTGCGGCATATATTGCGCTTGGCCACTACCACCGGTTGAATTTTATTAACAGCAATAGCGTAATTGCTTGCTACCCAGGCACTCCTGAAGGCATTAGCTTCGATGCACCTGAGACCGAAGAACGCTACGTAATAATTGGCAAGATAGATGATGATGGTAAAGTTGCTACTGAGCAAGTGCCGGTAAATCGGCGAATCATGCGAAGCGTCGAAATAGACTGCACATCGTTTGATTCAATCGACGCTCTCCTAGAAGCTATCCGCAAGGTATGCAACCCGGCAGCACTCGTTGAGATACGCCTAACAGGGACACCGCCCGGCGAGTTAATTCCGGCTCTGCAGGAGGTGCCCGAGAGATTCAAAGATTCATGCTATTGGCTATCAGTTGACCAATCTGGTTTAATTACGTCTACCAAAGTTGACAATGACGACCGGACAATTAGAGGGCTTTTTAAGGAACGTTTAATAAAAGAGATTGAAAAAACAAACGACCCTGAAAGGAAGCGCTTGCTTCTTCGGTCACTCGACCTTGGCTTGGCCGCATTGGCTGAGGAATAG
- a CDS encoding AAA family ATPase — protein MQLLELQLTNFKRFTGHKFTFTPGINLVWGPNESGKSTLHEAICCALFGRERGQAVENWNSDGACLVRLIYSTDGETFLIERKLTAGVQRLCVLRGGEETDVITEKSAVEGKIAEHLGIRDKTIFNNTISIRQAEVSKLTSNSLSSVGNEIQRVLTGTAQGSASKALSKLRRQQTDIIGPPRPKNPREYENITNRLQKLAETLAQARASRDRIVKLEDEIRLLEEKFSHESKRLSELEELLSRHKRWAELKQKQLEIGELHESVFARVRKINDSLADLKFAQKELEEDANLIGKADEIADHLAKLYGKRTALEDRLSQLKQTLENLPERAGTLAQAIWAGGALVFAAAAIVLGLAKNPLFFLLIIPAIAILAKLALSKGLQRWDEHQHLNQLITSTQEELKAVNLEEQSILAYLKCPDPERAFARIKAYRSRAARTHELEVSIKTLLDGRNLEDWQKQEADLARELSIINHELEEHFAEYSPTTEEAERWRSEHASLLTSTANVSERLSKLRGELEAEHRNMRDMACIEGELEFLHKRKAELEFLNKAYGEAIAALEAVIQRVSEEYLPVLSEKATECLSHITNGRYTAVRLTPDWVISLDCTEKTGVAPSIVSTGTSDQVFFALRAACGELLSSGHKLPIILDDPFVSFDRERLERTLLFLGKLASRNQILLLTHDPFTLEWAKQTSCTILDLSKP, from the coding sequence ATGCAGCTCTTGGAGCTTCAACTCACAAATTTCAAACGGTTTACTGGACACAAATTCACCTTCACACCTGGAATCAACTTAGTATGGGGGCCGAACGAATCTGGCAAGTCCACACTCCACGAAGCCATATGCTGTGCTCTTTTTGGGCGAGAGCGCGGACAGGCAGTCGAAAATTGGAACAGTGACGGCGCCTGTTTGGTGCGCCTTATTTACTCCACCGATGGCGAGACATTTCTAATAGAGCGAAAACTCACCGCCGGCGTGCAAAGGCTTTGCGTTCTCCGAGGAGGAGAGGAGACTGATGTAATCACTGAAAAAAGTGCAGTCGAAGGAAAGATTGCGGAACACCTAGGCATAAGGGATAAAACCATCTTTAACAACACAATTTCCATACGACAGGCCGAAGTAAGCAAATTAACCAGCAATAGCCTATCATCTGTGGGCAATGAAATCCAGCGAGTACTCACGGGCACTGCCCAAGGGTCAGCTTCCAAAGCTCTATCCAAACTACGTAGGCAACAAACTGATATAATTGGACCACCACGCCCAAAGAACCCCCGAGAATACGAAAACATCACAAATCGCCTCCAAAAACTTGCGGAAACCCTCGCGCAAGCCCGAGCATCCCGGGATCGAATCGTAAAGCTAGAGGATGAAATTAGACTTCTTGAAGAAAAGTTTTCGCACGAATCAAAACGCCTCTCTGAGCTTGAGGAGCTACTTTCGCGGCATAAACGATGGGCCGAACTCAAGCAAAAGCAACTGGAAATCGGTGAACTTCACGAATCCGTCTTTGCGCGGGTAAGAAAAATAAATGATAGCCTTGCAGACTTGAAGTTTGCACAAAAAGAGCTTGAGGAGGACGCTAACCTTATTGGGAAGGCCGACGAGATTGCCGATCATCTAGCGAAGCTTTACGGAAAACGCACAGCACTTGAGGATCGTCTTTCCCAACTAAAACAAACCTTAGAGAATCTACCGGAACGTGCAGGAACTCTCGCCCAGGCAATTTGGGCGGGAGGAGCACTAGTTTTTGCAGCAGCAGCAATTGTTCTTGGTTTAGCAAAGAATCCTCTATTTTTCCTGCTAATAATCCCTGCAATTGCGATACTAGCAAAACTGGCCCTATCGAAAGGCTTACAAAGGTGGGACGAACACCAACATCTCAATCAGTTGATTACATCAACGCAGGAGGAACTAAAAGCAGTCAACCTTGAGGAACAGAGCATCCTGGCTTACCTAAAGTGCCCAGACCCAGAACGCGCTTTCGCCAGAATAAAAGCTTATCGGTCACGAGCAGCACGAACGCACGAGCTTGAGGTTTCCATCAAAACTCTGCTAGATGGGCGGAACCTTGAGGACTGGCAGAAACAGGAAGCAGACCTTGCACGAGAACTTTCTATAATCAACCATGAATTGGAGGAACATTTTGCAGAATACTCACCCACGACCGAGGAAGCGGAGCGATGGCGGTCAGAGCATGCCTCGCTTCTGACTTCGACAGCGAATGTGTCTGAAAGGCTATCCAAACTAAGGGGCGAGCTCGAGGCAGAGCATAGAAATATGAGAGATATGGCGTGCATAGAGGGCGAACTTGAGTTTTTGCACAAACGAAAGGCCGAATTAGAGTTTCTAAACAAGGCATATGGCGAAGCAATCGCTGCCTTGGAAGCCGTTATTCAACGTGTTTCCGAAGAATACCTCCCAGTTCTCTCCGAAAAGGCTACTGAGTGTCTCAGCCACATCACAAATGGCCGATATACGGCTGTAAGGCTAACACCTGATTGGGTAATTTCGCTCGACTGTACGGAAAAAACTGGCGTCGCTCCGTCCATCGTCAGCACTGGGACTTCGGACCAGGTCTTCTTTGCACTGCGCGCTGCCTGTGGAGAGTTGCTCTCCTCAGGACATAAGCTGCCAATTATTTTGGACGATCCATTTGTAAGCTTTGACCGCGAGCGTCTGGAACGAACGCTACTTTTCCTTGGAAAGCTTGCATCTAGAAACCAAATCCTTCTACTCACCCATGACCCATTCACTCTCGAGTGGGCGAAGCAGACATCGTGCACTATACTTGATCTTTCTAAGCCGTAA
- a CDS encoding TIGR03790 family protein codes for MKIAKWQIIANLILTFSLSFSLCYAAKPANVLVIINDNSPDSKEIGVYYAKKRGIPTKNICHIKCPATEELNDKDYRPLIEKPVKAYLAKTGLNKTVDYLVLTKGIPIKLRNSGMSVDSMLMCMDLGFSFEGLKQGIPNPYFKKREHFSHKKYGFYLATRLDGHTKKDAKALVDRALAAKAARGVFILDMCPAKNGGSYRIYNDDMRKTHDFLIHNGYISYFDNTAEFIGGRKKIMGYFSWGSNDPSYDFKKYRSNQFLPGAIGETAVSTSARSFGYYKAGQSMIADLIAAGITGIKGYVSEPYLSAIAIPSILFERYISGFNLAESFYMASRFIFWKDIVVGDPLTAPYAGNR; via the coding sequence GTGAAAATTGCGAAATGGCAAATAATTGCAAACCTGATTTTAACATTTAGTCTATCATTTTCTCTTTGTTATGCGGCTAAACCAGCAAACGTGCTGGTTATCATAAACGACAACAGCCCTGACTCAAAAGAAATCGGCGTATATTACGCCAAAAAGCGGGGCATACCAACAAAGAATATTTGCCACATTAAATGCCCAGCAACCGAAGAACTAAATGACAAAGACTACCGCCCGCTCATCGAAAAGCCTGTTAAGGCTTACCTTGCCAAGACCGGCCTAAATAAGACTGTGGATTACCTCGTGCTCACAAAAGGCATCCCAATTAAGCTTCGAAATAGCGGCATGAGTGTAGACAGCATGCTTATGTGTATGGACCTTGGATTTTCTTTTGAAGGCCTTAAACAAGGAATACCCAATCCATACTTTAAAAAGCGAGAACATTTTTCGCATAAAAAGTACGGATTCTATCTCGCCACAAGACTTGATGGCCATACAAAGAAAGACGCAAAAGCCCTCGTAGATAGAGCATTGGCGGCAAAGGCTGCTCGTGGCGTATTTATTCTCGATATGTGCCCTGCCAAGAACGGCGGTAGTTATCGAATATACAACGACGACATGAGAAAGACACACGACTTTCTTATCCATAATGGATACATCTCTTATTTCGACAACACCGCCGAGTTTATTGGCGGCCGAAAGAAGATCATGGGCTACTTTTCATGGGGAAGCAATGACCCTTCATATGACTTTAAAAAATACCGATCAAACCAGTTTTTACCAGGTGCCATTGGGGAAACCGCAGTGTCTACTAGTGCCCGATCTTTTGGCTACTACAAAGCAGGCCAGTCAATGATCGCCGACTTAATCGCAGCTGGAATCACTGGGATAAAAGGCTACGTGTCCGAGCCATATCTTAGCGCAATAGCCATACCCTCCATTCTTTTCGAACGTTATATTTCGGGCTTCAACCTGGCTGAGAGTTTTTATATGGCATCTCGGTTTATCTTTTGGAAGGACATAGTCGTTGGCGACCCCCTCACAGCTCCGTATGCCGGGAACCGTTAA